In Desulfobacter hydrogenophilus, the genomic stretch AGCCTATTCAATCGAGTGAATAGAGAAATTTAACCCATCAATGCGTCTTATCTCAAATTCCGTTGCTGAAGTATTTCCGGGATATTCCGCCTGCCGTTAAGGATACAATTTTTTTGACTTCATACCAGGGAATCCCAATTGCTGATACAGTTGAATAGCTTCCCCAAAACATTGAGAAGAATAAAGGTGGGGACGGCAGTGACGCCGGGACAGTAATGGGCAGCCTTTTCCGGCTTTGAAAAACCGGTGCTTTCAAAGGTTACCTCAGACGGGACCATGAAGCGAATTTATCCAAGTGGTCAAAGTGGCCGATATCCCAGGCATGGCACCAATATTTACACAAACGTTGTTTTGACACGAAATCAAGTTATTTTTGGCAATCGGTATAATCGTACATATTCTCTTCTAAACGACTCCGGATTAAATCACATGCATCTTGAAGGGCTTCATTGGTAATGGTCTGGGCATCTGCTGATAGTTCCCGTATCTTTTCTTCATCAATCTCGGTAATTTTATTGATGGCAAATTCGTCCACCTCGCCATCCTCTGCAAGAAGACCGCATCCGCCAATAACACCCAGGTATTCCTCTTTAAAAAAAATTGGAACAACCAGCTTGAGCAATCCGGCATCACACTCCTCTATCACTGCCTCTTTTGTAGTGCGGGCCTGGTTGGACATATTCATATGGGCAACAGCACAGATAAAACTCTGTCCTTTTTCAGTGGATTTGATCACCGGGCACAGGGAGTTGGACCAATTGGCGTTATCAGTGATCCGCACCCCCTCGGTGTTAAAAACAGAGCTTTGAAAATGAAATTCATCCGCCAATTCCAATTCAAGTTCAATCCATTTTTCAACGGGCATAAGATCGGTTAACTGCATATTATACTTACTCCTTGTTTTTTTCATAGAGAATCAATTTTAATTAGTGGTGCGATTATATAAAAACCCAAAATAGGTATCAGCAAAATATAGACCAAGACTATCCTATCCCCTAAAAATTCAAGTACCATTGCGCCAGAAAGGGTTAAAGATAAAGCGCTTAAAGGTATTTCAGCCTATATTCGACAATTTAAATTTAGTATATCATTTAGTTAATAGCTCAAGAATGATTCGCAAAATCGCACCTTTACTGTCGCATTTATGCCCGGGTTTTAATGGGAACAAGATCCCTTGATATGAAGTGACATTGAGCCACGATCAGAAAATCCAAAGTTGACTTTTCATTTTAAATTGCTAACTTTTTGATTTTTAAATGGAGAAACAAGCAGGCTACATACCTGTGATGAAATAAAAAGAATATAATTTAGGAGATCAATCATGAAACCTGTTGCCATCATTAAGACAGGAAACACATTTTCTGATATTAAAAACAATCACGGCGATTTTGAAACCTGGATAGCAAATGGGCTCGGTTCTGCTACTCCTGCCATTGAGATCATTGATGTAACATTGCACCATCCGTTGCCGCAACCGGACAGCTTGGCTGGGGCCGTTATTACCGGTTCCCATGACAATGTCACTGATAATCCGCACTATTGTGCAGAATTGGAAAGTTGGATCCGCCGAATGGTCGCAGCTCAGACCCCTTTGCTCGGGATCTGTTTCGGTCATCAAATTATAGCAAAAGCTCTGGGTGGCGTGGTGGATTTTCACCCAGTCAGCCTGGAAGTCGGAACCAAAGAGATCCAATTGCTTGAGACTGGACAAAAAGATATGCTGTTCCGGGGCATGCCGGATCGATTTAAGGCTCATGTCTTCCATTCCCAAAGCATACGGGAACTGCCCGGAAAGGCTGTTATACTGGTAAAAAACAGCTTTGAACCCTACCAGGCTGTAAGATTTGCTCCCCGGACATGGGGGGTGCAGTTTCACCCCGAAGCTGATGATGCCATTGCAAAATGTTATCTTTTTCATTTAGCCGATGATATCAGAAAAAGCGGTCAGAGTTTGAATCAACTCAGCGCCCAGCTGGAAAAAACCCCTTATGCCGCCGCTATTCTTGAGCGATTCGGCCACATACTCTCAACCATGGTATAAGGGGCGCTTTACAATTACCCTTGCCCCTAAAAATGAAGAGTTACTTCCCCTGCTTCCAAGCCCCCAAAGTTATCTTCGGCGATCAGCTTAGCCAGAATAAAGAAAAACACCATTTCAAAACCGGTCATCTGTCTGCTGCTTTAATTCCTCCACGATTTTGCGTAATTCTTCATTCTCAGCGATCATGTTGCGCATTTCGGGGAAACGGTTTATATTTTTTCGGACGGACTGTTTTAAATATTTTGTTTCAACTTTATAAAGGGATGCAAGATCCCTGTCTAACATAACTTTAGTGCCCCGGATAATATAAATTTTTTCTGTAATTTGTTCAGTGGCAACAAGTTCTATTTCAGTCACTTTGTCTCCTATCTTAATGTTACAGGCTGTGATATTAAAATTTGGCTCTTGTCGCGTTTTGGCGTCTTGTTTTTATGTTGGTTTTTAGGATCATTCACAATTCCAGTTCCGAATTTTTTGGTAGTCACTGAGCATAAAATCCATCTCATTTTTGGTTATAGCGGCCCCGGAGTCTTTAAGCGGCGTGTAAAAAGCAGGTGCCAGGGTCTCATCGCTCGGGGTCATGCCTTCTCGCAGGTTGAATTCCCGGGCTTTGGCTGCCACGTTCAGGGCGATGCCGGACAGGTTCTCCTTTGATCCGTCCATGCCTGTGGCTGCTGTGATCATTTCTCCAAGCAGTTCCCAGGGGTAAAGGTCTCGGTAAAACTTGCACAGGATCAAGGTGTCAAACAGGGTGAGTCTGTCTTCAAAATCAATAAAGAGTTTTGCTTTGCCCTCCATCTGTCTGGGATCTATCATGCCGGCCAATTCAGGTTTATAAAAGGTTGCCCGCAGATGGCAGGCTCCCCGATCTGAGGCGGCATAGGCCAGGCCCATACCCTTGAGTACCCTGGGATCGTAGCCCGCCGGTTCCATGCCCTTAACATGCACAGCCTGATCCTCCATACCAAAGACTTTCGCAGCATGGCGAATGCCCTGGGCCAGGGTCCGGCCGATGCCCGCTGCATTGGTCGCAATTTTAACAAGCAGTTCTTCGATAGCCCGGGCGTCACCGAATTGGATGGCATAGTCGGATTTTCCCTGTTCGTGGGCCATCATGGCAAAGGCTGCCAAATTGCCGGCAGTGATGGTGTCAATCCCCAGACTGTCGCAAACATGGTTGAGCCGGACGATCTGCTCCACCTCCTCTACCATGCACAGGCCGCCAAAGGTGTATAGGGTCTCATACTCCGGCCCTTCCAGCACCAGTCCCTTGTGTTCCCCCTGGGTGACCTTTGTCATCCGGCCGCAGGACAGATAGCATTTGGCGCAGGCATGGGGGGTGACATCGCATTGGCTGTGCAGAGCCTCTGCCGATATTTTTTCCCAATGAGGGGCGTATCCTTTGGTCCAGTAGCGGGTGGGAAAAGCACCAGCATTGTTCATGACCTTTACCATCTGGGAGGTACCCATGGACTTATAGGCCTGGGCCACGGGATTATCTTTGGCCTCGGCAGCCATGGCCTTCGCAAGTCGGGTCAGCCCTTTTTTATCAAAAACTTCCCGTTTTTTGTTTCCGGAAAAAACAATGGCTTTCAGTTTCTTTGCACCCATGACTGTGCCGGTTCCGGCCCGTCCCGCACACCGCCATCCATCGTTTTTAATGATGGAAAATTTAACCCCGGCCTCGGCTGCCGGGCCGATCACGCTGAGTCCGGTTTTCCAGCCCTTGGGGTACTTGTCGCTGAATTCGGATTTAACGACGGACTCGGTTTCAAAGGTGTCTTTACCGGCAAGGTGGCAGGCGTCGTGGAAAAAGGCCCCTTCCGGAGTGATTTCCATCAGGGTCAAACCGTCTGACCTGCCGTGAATAACAATGGCGTCAAAGCCTGTGGCGGCAATGGCTTCAGGGACCTTACCTCCGGAATAGGACTCGGCATAGAGACCGGTCAAAGGGGATTTGGTAAAGACCCCGTACCTGGAACTGCCCCAGGTGGCGGTGCCGGTAACGGCGCCCGTGGCAAAGATCAGACGGTTTTCCGGCGAAAGGGGATCAATACCCGGTGGGTTCAGTTCCGTCAGCAGCCAGGTGGCAAGCCCCTTGCCCCCCAAAAATTTTTCGTACACCGTCTGATCCACGGTATTGATTTCTGCTTTCTGATTAGACAGATCCACGTAAAGAATCTGATTAAAGAAACCTTTCACTTCCACCTCCTTTTTTTCTCGAAATGCCTATCTCTTATTGACGGTTATGCGAAGGAGATTAACCATCCCTGACAACGAAAAGCAAGAATAAATTGATTTTTTAAAGGTCCGACAAATCGAGATTTTTGGAAATTAACCGCGATAAGTTGTTTTTTATATGACGGCCTTGATCAGCGGGGCAAATAACCTTGCCATTCACGCTCCATAGGACTTTGACTTAATCAATCCAAGGATTAAAAAATAGATGACAAAATCTGCTTTGTATCAAGCAACGCCCGTGAAATATTACTGCGTTTGCGCCCAAGCTGGATGCGGACACTTGTTTTTTTGACAAACTTTGCATCCACTGTCTTTTTCAAGATGGTTTCAATGTCAGTCAGGGTGCGGGTCATATGGTCGGGGGAGAACTCCAGGACCAATACATCCGGGGTAACATCCAGACGTTTGACCCCGGCCTTGATGGCAAAAATCCTGAGCATGATTTTAAGCAGCATGTTTTCAGCCGATTTGGGCAGCTTACCATACCGGTCCACCAACTCTTTTTTCATGTCGGCGATGTCTGATACCCGGGTCAGTCGTGACAGTCTTCGGTAAATGGTCAAACGCTGCTCCACAGATTCGATGTAATCATCTGGAAACCCCGAAGACATGGATGCGTTGATTTCAGGTTCCAGCGGGTCGGTGACATGCTCACCCTTCATATCTTTAACGGCATGGTCCAAAAGTTTAAGAAACATATCATAACCCACGGCTGCAATGTGACCAGACTGGGAGGCGCCTAAGGCCGTCCCTGCCCCGCGAATCTGAAGGTCTTTCATGGCAATCTGAAATCCGGACCCAAGGTCCCGGTGTTCCATAAGGGCTGCCAGCCGCTTTCTGGCATCTTTGGTAAGCCGGGACTCATCTGAAATAAACAGATATGCGTAAGCCTGGTCGTCCCCCCGTCCGATACGGCCGCGCAGCTGGTAGATCTGGGACAGGCCGAAACGCTCTGCGTTGTCTATAATCATGGTGTTGGCACTGGGGATGTCCAGCCCCGATTCAATAATGGTGGTGCAGACCAGCACATTGATCTGCTGGTGAATGAACTGTTCCATCACCTTTTCAAGTTCGGTTTCGGACAATCTGCCATGGGCCACACCGACCTTTGCATCGGGAATCATTTTTTGTATATTTTCGGCTGTTTTGAATATGGTTTTTATGTTGTTGTGAACAAAAAAGACCTGGCCCTTTCTATCCAGCTCTTTGGTAACCGCTTCCCGGACTACTGCATCTTCGTAGTTGGTGATGTATGAAATAATGGGCCGGCGGTCTGCGGGCGGGGTGGTAATCACGGAAATATCGCGCATACCAGTCAAAGACATGTGCAGGGTTCTTGGAATGGGTGTGGCAGACAGTGCCAGGACATCCACCGCAGCCCGTTTTTCTTTTAATTTTTCCTTGTGCTTGACCCCGAACCGCTGCTCTTCGTCAATAATCAAAAGCCCCAGGGACTTAAAGATCACATCCTTTTGCAATAGCCTGTGGGTACCGATGACAATATCCACTTTACCTGCGGCGGTTCTTTTTAAGATATCGGTCTGTTCTTTTCTGTTACGGAAACGGGACAGACACTCGGTGGTGACCGGATAATCATTGAAACGCTCCCGGAACGTATTCAGGTGCTGCTCGGCCAGGATGGTGGTAGGCACCACCAACGCCACCTGTGTGCCGTCGTTCACCGCCTTGAACGCGGCTCGGATGGCCACTTCGGTTTTTCCATAGCCCACATCCCCGCAGACCAGCCGGTCCATGGGTTGATCCTTTTCCATATCCAGGTGGACATCGTCTATGGCACGCAGTTGATCCCTTGTCTCTTCATAGGGGAAGCCTGCTTCAAAATCATTGTAGTAGTTATCCGGACGGCTGAATGAAAATCCTTTGGCCACTTTGCGCCGGGCATACAGATCAAGCAGGCCTGCTGCCATTTTTTCAACTTCGGCCTTGGCCTTGGCCTTGGAATTTGTCCAGGATTTGGATCCTATTTTATCCAGCACGGGGGTGTAGCCGTCCACTCCGATATACTTGCCGATGACCTCCATCCTGTCCACGGGGACGTAGAGCTTATCATCATCCTGGTAGACCACCAGAATAAAATCCTGGGTGATGCCGGATACCGTAAGGCTGAACAAACCATCATACCGCCCTACCCCATGCTCTAAATGAACCACAAAATCGCCGTTTTTAAGCTCTTCGGGAGCAATGAACTCCGCCTTTAAATCCCGTTTTGCCGACACCCTGCGCCGGATTCGTTTTTTGCCGAAAATCTCACCTTCGGTCACAATACTAAGATTTTCCAGGTCCGGGATAAAGCCTGCGCTTAAAGCGCCCACGGTAAAATATAAGCCGGGCTTCATATCGGAAAGACCACTGAAATTGCGGCAAAATTGCGGCTCGATGCCGTAGGGCGCAAGAAGTGCATTCAACCGCTTTGCCTGGGCATCCTGGCTGAGCACAAACAAAATGTATTGAACATCCTGCTGCTGTTGCCCAATCCATTCCACCAAAGGGGTTAACGGTGTGGCGTCTTTTGTTCTGTTGCGCAAGGATTCCGACAGCGCCCGGTTGTCTGAACACTTCAGGGAAAGAACATTAGCCGTACCTTTGTCCCGTTCCAGCATGAGCGTTTTAAAACAAAGGGTTTTAGATGCAAATATTTTTTCTTCGACGGTCTGCCAGTTCCGGCAAATGGATTCCGGGGGCAGGCTTAATCGTTTTTCATCAGCCAGGGTACTAAAATGATGCTTTAACCCGTCATGGAACTCCTCTGCCTTTTGAGGCAGCACATCGGCATCATCCAGTATGAAAAAGGTGTTTTCCGGTAAATAGTCGAACAAGGTGGCCAGGGAATCATACACAATGGGCAACATGGACTCGATGCCGTCAAACCGCCCTTTGTCCCGGATCTGGTTGACGTAATCCCGGATTCTGTCCGCGGTAAGTCCGGCCTGGGCGCCTGCCTTTCGCAGACGGGCCTGGACATGGGGCAAACTTTGTTTTGTGATCACAGCTTCCGTGGCCGGAACAATAATGGTTTCAGCAAGTTCCTTTGTGCCGCGCTGGGTATAGGGCGAAAAATGGCGTATGGATTCCACAAGATCCCCAAAAAATTCCAGGCGGACCGGCTGTTTGAGCCCCGGGGAAAATATGTCAATAATACCACCCCTGACTGCATACTCACCAGGGTCCTCAACAAGGGTGGATCTGGTATACCCGCTTGCTTCAAGATTTTCCAGCAACCGATCCCTGTCAATCTCTTCATTTGCCATAACCAGTTCAAAACTGTCTGTCATGACGTCTTTGGGCATCAGGAAAGATAAAAGCGGATCAACATACGTCACCAGAAGAAACCTGTCCCGGATGGTCTCACTAATGCTGAACAGGGCCGCAAGTCTTGAGGCAGATGTCTCTTTATGAAAGGA encodes the following:
- a CDS encoding PocR ligand-binding domain-containing protein gives rise to the protein MQLTDLMPVEKWIELELELADEFHFQSSVFNTEGVRITDNANWSNSLCPVIKSTEKGQSFICAVAHMNMSNQARTTKEAVIEECDAGLLKLVVPIFFKEEYLGVIGGCGLLAEDGEVDEFAINKITEIDEEKIRELSADAQTITNEALQDACDLIRSRLEENMYDYTDCQK
- a CDS encoding ORF6N domain-containing protein, which produces MTEIELVATEQITEKIYIIRGTKVMLDRDLASLYKVETKYLKQSVRKNINRFPEMRNMIAENEELRKIVEELKQQTDDRF
- the mfd gene encoding transcription-repair coupling factor, which gives rise to MIYAILNSLKKNKHTMLAMGDDYAPKAWTIAQMFSRLNQPLVVVLPDAKKAAAFISDLQFFMPTDRQRIIFFPGSHYPGAKNISFHKETSASRLAALFSISETIRDRFLLVTYVDPLLSFLMPKDVMTDSFELVMANEEIDRDRLLENLEASGYTRSTLVEDPGEYAVRGGIIDIFSPGLKQPVRLEFFGDLVESIRHFSPYTQRGTKELAETIIVPATEAVITKQSLPHVQARLRKAGAQAGLTADRIRDYVNQIRDKGRFDGIESMLPIVYDSLATLFDYLPENTFFILDDADVLPQKAEEFHDGLKHHFSTLADEKRLSLPPESICRNWQTVEEKIFASKTLCFKTLMLERDKGTANVLSLKCSDNRALSESLRNRTKDATPLTPLVEWIGQQQQDVQYILFVLSQDAQAKRLNALLAPYGIEPQFCRNFSGLSDMKPGLYFTVGALSAGFIPDLENLSIVTEGEIFGKKRIRRRVSAKRDLKAEFIAPEELKNGDFVVHLEHGVGRYDGLFSLTVSGITQDFILVVYQDDDKLYVPVDRMEVIGKYIGVDGYTPVLDKIGSKSWTNSKAKAKAEVEKMAAGLLDLYARRKVAKGFSFSRPDNYYNDFEAGFPYEETRDQLRAIDDVHLDMEKDQPMDRLVCGDVGYGKTEVAIRAAFKAVNDGTQVALVVPTTILAEQHLNTFRERFNDYPVTTECLSRFRNRKEQTDILKRTAAGKVDIVIGTHRLLQKDVIFKSLGLLIIDEEQRFGVKHKEKLKEKRAAVDVLALSATPIPRTLHMSLTGMRDISVITTPPADRRPIISYITNYEDAVVREAVTKELDRKGQVFFVHNNIKTIFKTAENIQKMIPDAKVGVAHGRLSETELEKVMEQFIHQQINVLVCTTIIESGLDIPSANTMIIDNAERFGLSQIYQLRGRIGRGDDQAYAYLFISDESRLTKDARKRLAALMEHRDLGSGFQIAMKDLQIRGAGTALGASQSGHIAAVGYDMFLKLLDHAVKDMKGEHVTDPLEPEINASMSSGFPDDYIESVEQRLTIYRRLSRLTRVSDIADMKKELVDRYGKLPKSAENMLLKIMLRIFAIKAGVKRLDVTPDVLVLEFSPDHMTRTLTDIETILKKTVDAKFVKKTSVRIQLGRKRSNISRALLDTKQILSSIF
- a CDS encoding glutamine amidotransferase; translated protein: MKPVAIIKTGNTFSDIKNNHGDFETWIANGLGSATPAIEIIDVTLHHPLPQPDSLAGAVITGSHDNVTDNPHYCAELESWIRRMVAAQTPLLGICFGHQIIAKALGGVVDFHPVSLEVGTKEIQLLETGQKDMLFRGMPDRFKAHVFHSQSIRELPGKAVILVKNSFEPYQAVRFAPRTWGVQFHPEADDAIAKCYLFHLADDIRKSGQSLNQLSAQLEKTPYAAAILERFGHILSTMV
- a CDS encoding aldehyde ferredoxin oxidoreductase family protein, which translates into the protein MKGFFNQILYVDLSNQKAEINTVDQTVYEKFLGGKGLATWLLTELNPPGIDPLSPENRLIFATGAVTGTATWGSSRYGVFTKSPLTGLYAESYSGGKVPEAIAATGFDAIVIHGRSDGLTLMEITPEGAFFHDACHLAGKDTFETESVVKSEFSDKYPKGWKTGLSVIGPAAEAGVKFSIIKNDGWRCAGRAGTGTVMGAKKLKAIVFSGNKKREVFDKKGLTRLAKAMAAEAKDNPVAQAYKSMGTSQMVKVMNNAGAFPTRYWTKGYAPHWEKISAEALHSQCDVTPHACAKCYLSCGRMTKVTQGEHKGLVLEGPEYETLYTFGGLCMVEEVEQIVRLNHVCDSLGIDTITAGNLAAFAMMAHEQGKSDYAIQFGDARAIEELLVKIATNAAGIGRTLAQGIRHAAKVFGMEDQAVHVKGMEPAGYDPRVLKGMGLAYAASDRGACHLRATFYKPELAGMIDPRQMEGKAKLFIDFEDRLTLFDTLILCKFYRDLYPWELLGEMITAATGMDGSKENLSGIALNVAAKAREFNLREGMTPSDETLAPAFYTPLKDSGAAITKNEMDFMLSDYQKIRNWNCE